In the genome of Candidatus Krumholzibacteriia bacterium, the window CAGAAGTGCCGTACACGGCATACACGCAGTTCATCGGCGTCACCCAGCACGGCCTCTACCACGCCGGTCAGATCGCGCTGCTCAAACGGGCACTGCGCACGGGATGACATGCCAAGGCCGCAAGAGCGTTAGGCCCTGTCGATGACTTCGACGAGAGGCTTCGACGCATTCGTGAGGGCAGCGGTGAGATCATCAAGGGATCAACTGACGCCGGGCACGCCGTCAATCGAGACCTGGTCGGTGTTTACGTAGCATTGCAGGCAAATAGGTGATGCGCAGCACCTAACAATCGCTTGAACCCAACACGCGCCACCGCAACCCGAGCGGCCCGCGAAGGGATTGACGGGCCGCTTCGCCAACCGTACGCTGAACGCCCCGAAAAGGGGGCGACGCGCATATGCCGAAAACAGGTACAAGACAGGATCTTGCGGTGGGCCAACGCAAAGCGCTGCTCGATACGCTGAAAACTCGTTTTGCGAGCCACACGACCCGCCACAAGGGCATTCGGTGGACGGAAGTGCAGGCGAGGCTGGAAGCCAGGCCCGACAAGCTGAGGTCACTCGCGGAAATGGAACGAACCGGCGGCGAACCAGACGTGGTGGGGCAAGACAAGACG includes:
- a CDS encoding DUF4256 domain-containing protein, with translation MPKTGTRQDLAVGQRKALLDTLKTRFASHTTRHKGIRWTEVQARLEARPDKLRSLAEMERTGGEPDVVGQDKTSNEYIFCDVRSVSRSSVRAGRVLRKR